TATGCGATCAGTATTTGCCGTGTCACAGACAATGACAAGAGCCCCATCGTAACTGGAGTCCGGTATCTCATCAAGCTTGCTCAAGAAGTTTAATGACTCTTCCGCTTCCCCGACGCGATACACCTTTTTCTCCGGATAACTTTCCTTGATCAACTCAGCCAACCCACACTGTGACCCATATGCATCCGGATCCGGCCTGACATGACGGTGAATGATGACCGTATCATGCGCCTTAATTTCATCTATTATCTGTTGCCTCATCGTATGTAACCCTCTTTCACCTGAATCTTTTCTTTTATTTAATCACAGTTTGCCTTGTTCTCAAAGGAATATCATTTTAGTGGAAAAGTAGAATTTTGTTCACGAACACGTTACAATATAGCTTGTATGCGTATGATAGAATTATAAATATCTTGTATGAACTATATAAAGGAGTGTGTCCTTTTGGCTATTTTTGTTTTTCTCATTATCTTTTCATTAATGTTCTATTTAATGTATAAAGTAAAATACTTCCGCACTCAATTGCCGGCTGAAAAGAAATGGCTAAGCGCAAAATCCAGCATCGCGTTGGGTAGTTTTGTATTCTTTTTTGGCGTTAATTCCCTTATTAACCCACTATCCACGGTCGCCATCGTAGTGGGCATCATTTTGTTGGTTGTAGGTTTGGGCAGCATCTGGGCGGGCTACAAAGCCTACCGTTTCTACCTGCCATTTGCAATCGAAGAAGCAGAAGCAGTTAAGGAAGCGGAAATGAAAGAGAAGACGGTTATGGATTGAAGATTAGTTGAGAGAAAGTCGTTCCTTTTTTTTGGGGGCGGCTTTTTTGTTATGGCGAAAAGGAAATTCTAAAATGTTCTAACGAGTAAATCCTCCCTTTTTTGTCGCCAATCGAGGGCAAGCTTAGTGATACCAATATATTATATGCTTCTGATGCAGAACTAATTAGAAGGAAATCCCTCAACTCTTTGTTCTGAATGGTAGTAGATATTAATAGTTTATAATCTTCTAGCGCATAAAGGTGCGCTGACAGTGATTGGCTATTGCACCTCTTACAAGTCCAATATTTTCTTTTTTTCTTCATCATGTTGAACCCGCAATTCTTACATATTACGCCTTTTATCAGTTCTTCCTGTTTAATGTTGTAGTTCTGTAGAAAATTAAAGCTATCTGGAGTATGTTTCTTTATTAGTGTTTTCGTAAGCTTGTTAAAATCTTTTTTATTCAGGACTGCGGATGAATGGAGTGCATTTATTTCATTTATTCTATTTGGGAGATTAGTTAGAAAAGTTACCTTTTTCATAAGTGAGGGAGAAGTTTTGAGTAAATGGGATTTACTGTGAGTTAAAGCTACCAAACTCGCAATTGGTAAGCTTGGGAAGCCGTGGTGTTCTAACCATAACGAAAGTTGATAACGGTGGCGAGCTACTTGTGATAGAGGATCTGCCATTCTTTCCATTTCCCCATCTGCCTTATGCCGGATGAGTTGACATCCCACTTCGTCAAATTCTAATTTACCTGAAACGTATTTGCAATCTATTATTAAGCAATGGGTTGATGTAATGAGCAGCGTGTCTATTTGAAAGTATCTACCTTTCGGGTCCTTTATTCGGAGGCCATGAAGTATGTGGTAGTTTTCATGAGGGAGAAAGGTTAAATAGTAGTCTAATGCCTCTTCCCCTTTGTAACCGTATTTCATTTTGCCATATTCCTGTTCAATCAATGGGTATTGATGGTGGGATGGTACCAGCCTCCTCAAGCCGGCTTCATGGATCAGCATCCTATTCGACTTTTCTCTATGCATTTTTATCATTTAGTCACACCTTTGTTAACTTTGTCTTGGTACTTTCGACTCAGGACTTGAAAATCCCTTTAAATTCTACAAAAAGAACATCGGATTCTGACATATCCATTCTAAAATGAATATATCCATTGTAAATCCGATATATCCATTGTAAAACGTATTTATCCATTCTAAAATCCATATATCCATTGTAAAATTAATTTATCCATTGATCCCCCAGCCCCCCAACAAAAGCCCTTCAACACTTCAGTCTTTGCACTCGAACTTGCACTCGAACTTGCACTTGCACTCGAACTTGCACTTGACCTTAGTTCCCCCAGCCGCAACGTCCCCCAACCACCAACCACCAAAAAACGCCCTCACCCCAAAAGGTGAGAGCGTCAGACTCCAATACGAGCCATCCCTTCTAACAATCCACTTACTGTATCAACTGCACCATCATCATCGCCTTGCCGACGACATTGCCTTCGTGGTACACTTCCACGTCCACTTTACCGAACTTGCGGCCGACCTCGAGCACTTTAGGCCGAATCTCGATGGTGCTGTCGATCTGCACTGGCTTAATAAAATAAATCGTAATGTTCTCCACGACCATGTCACTCTTTTTCAAATTGCGGATCACACGCTTTGCCGCTTCAGTCACGATGGTTGTAAATACCCCATAGGATATTGTTCCGACCGAGTTGGTCATCTGCGGGGTCACTTCGCTTTGGTAAGCCTCTTCCCCTTTTGATTCTGTGACATCCATGAACTGATTGGTCACAATATCATCTAGCGTTTCCCCGACTTGCGGCTGCCTTTGGATCATTTGCAACGCCTTCAATACGTCCTGACGGCTGATGATTCCAAGAAGACGATGGTTCGGGTCGACTACCGGCAGCATCTCAATCCCTTCCCACACCATGATATGGGCAGCAGACGCGACCGAAGTTTTACCATTAACGGTGATTGGGTTTTTGGTCATCACTTTTTCAATAAGCGTCCCGGAGTCCTTGCCGAGCACATCCTTGGAAGTAACCACACCCTGCACCTTCAAGTTTTTATCGATGATTGGAAAACGGCTATGTTTGATTTCTTCATTCACCTTATACCATTCCGCAATGGTATCTTCTGTCGTTAAGTAAGTCGTCGCTTCAATTGGAGTCAAGATATCCTCGACCAACACGATTTCTTTTTTGATCAACTGATCATAGATGGCACGGTTGATCAAAGTCGCAACAGTGAATGTGTCATAACTGCTCGAGATAATCGGAAGCTTCATTTCATCGGCTAATTTCTTAACCTCTTCGTCCGTATCAAAGCCACCGGTAATTAACACGGCAGCGCCAGCCTCGATGGCAAGTTTATGTGCGTTGTAACGGTTACCGACAATCAACAGATTTCCTGCTTCTGTATAGCGCATCATCGCCTCAAGTTTCATGGCACCGATAACAAATTTGTTCAAGGTCTTATGGAGTCCCTCTCTGCCGCCAAGAACTTGTCCATCCACAATGTTAACCACTTCAGCAAATGTCAGCTTTTCAATATTCTCTTTCTTTTTCCGCTCAATACGAATAGTACCAACGCGTTCGATGGTACTAACATATCCTTTATTTTCGGCATCCTTGATTGCTCTGTATGCCGTACCTTCACTAACCGTCAACGCCTTAGCGATTTGTCGTACTGATATTTTTTCTCCAATAGGCAGTTCTTCAATATAATGGAGAATCTGTTCATGCTTTGTCACACTCTTCACCCGTCCACATAATTATTTGTACCTTCATTATACGGGTGTTAGAGCTTGTATTCAATGTGTTTACTGATATTGACGCAATCGCACCTTTTTGACTTCTGCCAATTTCGCTTTGCGCACCATTCGCTTTCGCTTTGGCAAATACATGATTGCTGCAGTATTGCCGCCGACTGCCATCAAGGCAAGCACCAACCACGCAATCCCGAACCACCCTGCAAGTCCATCTTCTGTCACCGGTAAACGCGGAACGGCAATGTATAACATCGCACCGATACATAATAATGATAATAAAAGTCTATTCTTCAACACATGACACTCCTTCCAAACTCTATAGCTTGTATCATGTATATTCCGCACAACAAAAAAAAGAAGCAAATCCGCTTCTTTTCTTTGCATCTGCCTATAAATCAAGGACCTCTCCCACTTCAAGCACTCTCCCGACACCTTCAGGAAGTTTGCTAACAAACTCTTGTGGATTTTGTTCAATGACAGGAAACGTATTAAAGTGAATTGGCACCACGGTACTTGCATCAAGCCATTTTGCAGCGAGAACCGCATCATCCGGACCCATCGTAAAATTATCCCCGATTGGCAGGAAAGCGACATCAATATTATTTAATTCCCCAATCAATTTCATATCAGAAAATAATGCTGTATCTCCGGCATGGAAAATCGTCTTCCCATCAATGGTTAACAAGATCCCACTCGGCATGCCAGTATAAACAATTGTTTTCGTTTCATAATCTGTATAACTAGAGCCATGGAAAGCCTGTGTCAATTTCACTTTTCCGAAATCGAATTCATGTGCACCACCAATATGCATCTCATGTACCTTCACACCTTGCCAGCCCAAGTATTCTGCCAGTTCAAAAGGTGCTACGACCAGAGCGTCATTTTTCAAAGCCAGATCTACCGTATCGCCGACATGGTCATTGTGGCCGTGTGTTAAAAGAATTACATCCACTTTCAAATCTTCTGCTTTTAAATCTGTCAGACCATTACCCGTAATAAACGGATCAAAAAGAATCGTTTTACCATTCGCCTCAACTTTTACTACGGAATGTCCATGATAGGAAACTTTCATTCTAACAACCTCTCCTTCTCCAGCTCAAATTCTTCATACCCGTTAATCTTCTCTTTTTTAATCAAAAATCCTCCTAATAAAATTTACACAAGTATGATTCCCTGATACTCTTAATGTAAACGTATTAAACTTCGTAACTAGAAGTAATTGACCAAAAAGGAGTGGCTGATATGAAAGAACATCGTCTGAAGCAATTGGTAGAGTGGCTGAAACAGGAGGACTTGTCCGGTTGTTTCTTAACGTCTACCCCGAACGTATTTTACATAAGCGGTTTTTACACAGATCCACACGAAAGACTTTTGGGACTTCTCGCTTTTCCAAACAGCGAGCCTGCGATTGTCTGCCCCAATATGGAAGTAGAACAGGTAAAGAAAACAGGCTGGAACTACGGAATAGTCGGGTACAATGATACGGATGATCCTTGGCAAAAGGTTCAGGAGTATGTGAAACAACAAGGAATTCAAATGGAAAAACTGGCAGTAGAGCAGGAACATATGACTGTCGCTCGTTTACATAAGTTAGAAGAAGTCTTCCCGGGCGTAAAACTTGCCGCGGCAGAAGATAAAATGTATAAGCTTCGTCTTGTAAAGGATGAAGAAGAGGTATCCATTTTGAGAGAAGCAGCCAAACTAGCCGACTTTGGAGTGGAAGTTGGGGTGCATCACCTGAAAAAAGGTGTGACAGAGCAGGAGCTTGTTGCAACGATTGAGTATGAGCTGAAGAAAAAAGGAATCAGCCAAATGTCCTTTTCCACGATGGCGCTGACAGGTTTAAAGACAGCAGCTCCTCATGGAAAGCCTGGTTTGGATCAAGTAAAGGATGGCGACCTTGTGTTATTTGACCTTGGCGTTGTCTTGAATGGATATTGCTCAGATATCACAAGAACCGTTGCCTTTGGTAATGTGAACGAACAGCAACAGGAAATCTATGAAACGGTATTGAAGGCGCAGCTTGCTGCCGTGGATATCTGTAAACCAGGTGTCGAAATCGGACAGATTGACCGTAAAGCCCGCTCGATCATAACGGAAAGTGGTTATGGAGAATTCTTTACACACCGAATCGGTCACGGACTAGGCATCGAAGTGCACGAGTATCCATCCATGAATGAAACGAACACGATGAAACTGCAAAAAGGAATGGCCTTTACGATTGAACCTGGTATCTACAAACCAGGAGTAGGTGGCGTACGAATCGAAGATGATATTTTAGTTACAGACAACGGAATCGAATTGCTGACAAGCTACCCGAAAGATTTACAGATCATTAAGCCATAAATAAAAAACAGGTATCCATGTCTCCCATGGGCACCTGTTTTTTTTATAAAATTTAATTAGCTCTTCACTAAAAGATTGCTTGCGCTCTCATACGCCAACCCGTGAGACTCTGCCACTGCCGCATATGTTACATATCCGTCTAGCGTGTTGATTCCCTTTAGGATAGCTTCATTATCCAAGGAAGCTTGCTTGTAGCCTTTGTTTGCAATTTGCACCGCATAAGGAACCGTAACATTCGTCAATGCGATAGTGGATGTACGTGGAACCGCACCAGGCATGTTTGCAACGGCATAGTGAACGACTTCATGCTTCACATATGTTGGATCGTCATGCGTAGTAATGCGATCTGTCGTCTCGAAAATTCCACCCTGATCAATTGCGATATCCACCACAACAGAACCTGCACCCATGGATTGAATCATTTCCTCTGTTACAAGCTTCGGCGCTTTAGCACCTGGAATTAGAACAGCACCAATAACAAGGTCTGATTCTTTCACAGCGATTTCAAGGTTTAACGGGTTACTCATAAGTGTCTGGATGTCTTTACCGAAAATATCATCCAACTGACGAAGACGATCCGGATTTAAGTCCAGGATGGTTACATCTGCGCCAAGTCCGATTGCCATCTTAGCAGCATTCGTACCAGCGACACCTCCACCAATGATCGTTACCTTCCCGCGGCGTACACCAGGAACACCACCTAGAAGAATCCCTTTTCCACCTTTGATTTTCTCAAGGAATTGCGCACCAATTTGAGTAGCCATACGACCGGCAACTTCACTCATAGGAGTCAACAACGGAAGGGATCCGTTTGGAAGTTGAACTGTCTCATATGCAATACCCACTACTTTGTTATCAATCAAAGCCTTTGTTAATTCTGGTTCTGGAGCAAGATGCAGATAAGTGAAAAGGATTAGCCCCTCACGGAAATAGCTATACTCAGAAGGAAGTGGCTCTTTTACCTTCATGACCATATCCATGGACCATGCTTCTTCTGCCGTTTCCACCATTTTAGCACCAGCTTGTACATATTGCTCATCAGTAAAGCCGGATCCAATACCAGCTTCTTTTTCTATGTATACTTCATGTCCGAATCCAACAAGGTTTACTACACCTGCAGGCGTCATCGCAACACGGTTTTCGTTGTTTTTTATCTCTCTAGGTACTCCAATTCTCATGGATCAAATACCTCCCTCTTCATAATCACAAAGCGTTAAGACGTAACTAATATAACATTAAACTAGAAAATGTAAAATAGTTTTTTATGCATTTTTGTAAGCGCTTTAAAACAGGCGGAATTATCTATATTATCTAAATATAGAGGGAAATTCCCTTAGGTTATCGGAATCGGTTGATAACCTCTACTCCCCCTGTTACTTCCAGTACCGCTCCTGTGATCATATCCGAGTTTTCTTCACATAAAAATTCAATGGCCCTGGCAATATCTTCACCCGTGCCAGAACGGCCGACCGGGGTATTCTTGGAGTCCTCTAAGCCTCTCGCATGGTCAATCGTCGCCTCTTTCATTTCTCCCACAATATTACCCGGACAGACCATATTGGCCGTGATGCCATGTTCGGCTTCTTCGATAGCGATCGATTTTGTCAACGAAACCAGTCCAGCCTTAGAAGCAGCAAACGCAGATCGGTAAATCCAACCTGGAGATGATTCAGCTCCCTGAAATCCGTATGTGATGATACGCCCGAATCGCTGTTCTCTCATGAAAGGAATTGTTTTACGGAAAAGATGAAAAACAGCGCTAAGATTGCCTTCTATCATTTCATACCACTCCTCATCGGAGTAATCAGCCAATTTTTTTCGTTCAAAAATATAGGGCCCGGCGTTATTGACCAAATAATCAATCCTTCCGTATCGCTCCACTACTTCGTCTATAAATTGTTGCATCTGTTCTTTTTTTGTTACGTCTCCTTGAAAAAAGTGCAGTCTGTTTTCTCCAAAGTGACTCCATTCTTTTTTTAGTTTCTCGATGGTTTCTGTATCATTTCTATAATTTATCGAAACGGAACATCCTTTTTTCAACAACTGTTCCGTCACTTTTTTTCCAAGTCCTTTGGAACCAGCTGTAATTACGGCATGTCTCAAACTGGCTTCCCCCTTAATAAAATTGCGTACTACTATATTTTCTTGTAAATTGATTAAATTTACAACATATAACCCGTTAAGATACGATAAAATGATTGTTAGGTACACGAAAGAAAGGAGTCTGACCTTCATATGGCGAAAGCACAAACTGTGACATTGCCTCCTCAAAGCAAGATTGAGCGGTACGGTTTAGAAGCCGTTCCACAAGAATTAAGAAAAACACGATGGTATGAATATTTAATCATTCAGGTTGCATTTTCAGTGAATGCCGGGAACTTCCTTGTCCCGGCACTTGCTGTGATTCAAGGGGGACTCAGCTTTTATGCAGCCTTTCTTTCCACTGTTTTTGGCGCTACACTAGCCTTTTTATTTGTTTCTTACTTATCATTGCCTGGCGCTGAACGGGGAATCCCCTCCCAATTTGCCATCCGGTCCATAATCGGGATAAAGGGATCAAGATACATTTCCTCCCCGATTCGTACAATTACATCCCTCTACTGGTTTTCTGTCCAGACCATAGGTGGTACGCTGGTGATACAATTTATTCTTGAAAGAGCCTTTCAGTTTTCTACGCCATTTTACATAATCGCCATGATTTTAGCATTGATTATGAGCGGACTTGCACTTGTGGGGTTTGATGCGGTAAAAAGGGCGACCAAGTATTTTATGCCATGGCTGATTCTCGGACAGCTTGTGATGCTGTATCTTTTGCTTATTAAAGGAATGAGTGTGAACTCCGCTGTCAACGTTGAAGGTGGCTGGAATCTTCCCATCATGGGCTTTTTTGCAAGCCTTGCTTTTGTTCAATATGTATCTGGTGTGTCCTCTTCAGCAGATGTGACAAGGTACGCAATTACTTCCAAGCAGGGGTTCTGGGGCTTATTCAGCGGAAATGCTTTAGGCTTTATTCTTACTGCTTTTTTCGGAGCGTACACAGCTAGTCTGACAGGAAACCTTAATCCGTTTATTGCAACAAGCGAGATGACCAACTCCGGCCTGTTTACTTTGATTATTTTAGGGGCGGCCATATTATCAATGGTTTCGATTAACTTAAGCAATGCCTATACCGGCGGATTCAGTCTGTTGAATTCACTACCTCAACTTGGCAGGGTGAAAAGTAGCATTCTTTTTGGTGCTGCAGGAATAGTTTTATCTCTGTCACCCGCATTGGTGGAAGAAGCTGAACGCTATATTTCTTTGATTGGTGCTTTTGTTATCCCTTTATCTGCTGTTATTATAACTGACTTTCTTTTTATAAAAAGGAAGCAGATTGAAGTTAGGGAAGGATTACCTTCTTATAATAAAATTGCGTTTGTTTGCATTGGTATTGGGATAGGTGTTTATTTACTCTTGCCGCAGGACTTTTCTCCCGGTTTCTTGGCTTTCCTTTTTACAGGGGCACTTTATTTACTTTATAAAAAGTTGTCAAAAAAATAGGTGCCTGGGGTTGGCACCTGTTTTTATTTATTCGTGGGCAGTCTGTTCGCTTTCGCCTTCTACCGGTTGGTATGCGTTTGAGCTGTATTGCTCGCCGACAACTCCGCTTGAGTATGCATCAGTAATTTGATTGTGAACTTCATTTACAGCATTATCATCATAAGAGAAAATTTCTTTTGGGTCTTTTTTCTTCATAGTGGGTTCCACCTTTCAACTAAGTATCCATCCTAGTTTGTGTCGAGTGTCATTCATTTAAAGGTGGTAAAAATTACAGGAGGAATGGATAGAATGTTTACCCCAGTTATTATACAATGAGTTAAAATGGGCAGAAAAGGAAGGAAGTAGCGATGTTTTCTTTTGTAAAAGATCCAAGGCTTGGAATATTTTTGCCACAGTTGGATATAGAATGGGCTCAATACAACAAAGAAACACAGCAGGAAATATTATTGAAGTGGGAAAAGATACGCGGGAGCATCCCGGACCGGATTAAAGAGTTAGAAGAAGAAATTAATTTTAAGCAGGCTCAATTGAATGATGAAGCAGATTTTGAGCGGTCTTGCGAGTTGAATTCGGAGATTGCAGATCATGCTAGCATTATTAATGATTTGTGGTTGTGGTATCGCATGAATCAGCATGTATCATCTTCAAAAGTCCACTCATAAAAGGCGAATATCCGTTATGGATATTCGCCTTTTCTTTGAATGCCGCAGTTGTTTTCCATATTACATTAAAACATCTCGCATTCTGATTCGTCTAGTTCGCCGTTTTCTACTAGGTGTCGCATCATGTAGTAGTAATGGGAGAATTCTGAGACTTCTTTGGTCCAGTAGTAGTTTGTTCCTGCTGTGGTTATCATGCCGAGCAGTGGGACGTTGTTTACTTTTTGGCGACCAATTATTGCAACAAACAATAGCTTAATCAAGTGCAATAAAGGCTGTTGGAGCCATACAGTAGGGTGATCTTTGTCTGTTAAAACGTCAAAATAATGATCGATATCCTGTCCAAGCTCACTTTTCAATGTTTCCCAGCGTTCATGCTGATATTTCTTGGGTATGGTCGCACCATAGAATAATTGCAATGATTTTACCATTTCCAAAGGAGTACTTGCCCTGTAGCCGTAAGACATCGCAACAAGCTGTGTGGTACGGATGTTTAGTGCTGCAAAAGCTGGGATATCTATAGCGAGGGTGGATAGCTTCGCCGTTCCTGTCATGCTACCTTGGATCACAGAGTAAAGCTTTTGCTTGGCAATCTGCTGCTCGGCGATAAATGCTTTTTGTGATAATGGCAGTTCTCGAATATCTTCTATTCTTTCGATATCTTCCCTATAGCTTCGGGCCATATTGACGATCCGTTCTTCTGCTTGCTGTTGAAAGGAGGACTGCTGGATGATTCCATGCAAATGAAACAACCATGTGTCAATCTGGGCAAAAAATAAATCTTTTTTATCGTCTGACAATAAATCAAAAGCCTTGTCCACCCAATGGTCCAACGTGTCTGAAAACTGGGATGGTTCGTATGTATATAATTTTTCTTCCCATTGTGAAAGTTTATGTTTCCATTGTTCTTCCCTGCTTATATTGGACACAGTTCTTCCCCTCACTTTTTCATCTGCTAGTTTTCTCCATTATACCATAGCAGTTCCGCACAAAAAAACAGTCCCAGATCTGTTAAGTTAAACAGATCTGGGACTGTAGCTTATAATGCTATTTTCATTACGTCTCTAGCAATCATTACTTCTTCATTCGTAGGAATTACGATGACTTTAACAGGAGAGTGCGGGTAGTTAATAAATGCTTCTTTACCACGAACCTTGTTCAATGCAGGATCCCAGTAAACACCCATAAACTCAAGTCCTTGAAGCACTCTTGCACGGATTACATCACTGTTCTCCCCGATACCTGCAGTAAAGATGATCGCGTCCACTCCGTACATTCTTGCGGCATAAGAACCAATATACTTATGAATACGACCTGCGAATACTTCCAAAGCAAGTTCCGCGCGCTCGTTACCTTCAGTTGCAGCAGATTCAATATCACGAAGGTCACTGGAGAAACCGGATACTCCAAGGATACCACTGCGTTTGTTCAGGACTTCTAATACTTCGTCGGCTGTTTTGCCTGTTTTCTCCATGATGAATGGAATCAAAGCAGGGTCAATATTACCAGAGCGAGTTCCCATTGCTACACCTGCAAGTGGTGTGAATCCCATGGAAGTATCAATGGATTTTCCGCCTTCGATTGCCGCAATACTTGCACCGTTTCCTAGGTGACATGAGATCAGGCGAAGTTGCTCAACCGGTCTGCCAAGTAATTCTGCAGCACGCTCAGAAACATATTTATGAGAGGTACCATGGAAACCGTATTTACGAATGCCATAGTCTTCATAGTACTCGTATGGCAAGCTGTAAAGGAAAGATTTTTCCGGCATGGATTGATGGAATGCTGTATCAAAAACAGCCACTGCTGGTACATTCGGAAGGATTTCCTTGAATGCTTTAATTCCCACGATGTTTGCCGGGTTATGAAGTGGTGCAAGCTCTGAAAGTTCTTCTAATTGGCCTAAAATTTCATCCGTAATAAGGACGGAATCATTGAACTTTTCTCCACCATGTACGACACGGTGGCCAATTCCTGTGATTTCATCGAAGCTTTGGATGATGTCAAGATCGATCAGTTTTTTCAATAAGATTTTAACAGCTACCCCGTGCTCTGGAATGTCTGTGATTTCTGTTACTTTTTCGCCGTTCACAGAGATGGTGAAAACAGCATCGTTTAATCCGATACGTTCCACTAATCCTTTTGTAATAACATTTTCACTAGGCATTTCAAACAATTGGAATTTAAGAGAAGAGCTTCCTGCATTTATTGCAATAACTTTTGACATGACGATACGTACAACTCCTTTTATATGGTCACACTTGGATGGATGATTAAATGTTTTTACACTCTACCTATCTTGTGCAAAGTTCCGATATTATATATACCTTTTTCATTTAAACACCGACATACTGCATTTGCAAGAGGCTTCCCTTTATGGTAACGCTTACCTTATATATTCGTTATTTTCTGAAGAATAGCATAGTTTTTTTAGACTATTAAATCTTCACTAACGGTTGATCTTCGTTGCAGGAGCTTCGCTTTCCGCGGGCGGTCCGGAAGCCTCCTCGGGCTGCGCCCTGCGGGGTCTTCCATGTCCCTTCCTCCCGCAGGACAAGGAAGGCTTCGGCAGCGAAGCATCGCACGAAGAAAATGCGCTAGCATTTTCGAGGAGTCTCCGCTCCTTCCACTACGATCAACGAGGTTGTCTAATAATTACTTTTTGTTTTTTTGCTCGGAAAACCAGTGGTTTATTTGGGCCATGATTTTTTCCATTGCCTGCATGTTGGAGAAGCTTGGCAAGTTTACTAATAGAGCTTCTTTAGGAGGTTCAATGCCTATTCCTTTTTTCTGCAAAACAAGGATGCTTTTTGCATGGTTTTTGTTTTGGAACATGGTTTCCGGAAGCTGAAGCATTCCTTGGATATACGCTTCGTCTTTTATTAAAGCGTTGACTCTTTTTGCTTCCTCTTCTTCAAACATGGAGTTAGGAACCAAGAATAAAAGGTGCCCGCCTGGTTTTGTGTAACGCAACCCTTGTTCGATGAACAGATAATGCGCATAGGAATGTCCTTCTTCCGCTTTTAGCTTGAAGTTGGCAGCATTGTTATCATCAGGATAATACCCTACTGGAAGGTCACTCACAACCACATCTACTGGTTCTACAAAGAGGTTGCTTAAGCCATCTTGGTTGAATAAACTGATTGCCTGCTCTTGCAGATTGGCGTTATTATAAGCAAGTTTCACTAACAGGTCGTCCACATCCACACCAAACGCCTCCAGCTTTTTGTTAGGCTGGTGGTTAAGGACAGCTGTAAGAAGATTTCCAGTACCGATAGCAGGATCAAGCATGGTCAGCTGTTGCAGATGTGAGGTGTATTTTCCGACGAGGTATCCCATAAACATGGCAATCGCATCTGGAGTCATTTGATGGTTAGCTTGAACTGCATCTTTCATTCCTTTTAGGATGGCAAGTTGAAATCCTTTTCTGATTTCTTCTTTTTGAAGGGAAGTGAGATTTTGTTTGCTGTATTCTTTTTCGAGTCTTCGTTTGGTTACTTCTGATACTTCTTCTTGGATGACTGCTCCGTGGAAGAGGTTTTCTGCGGTTTCTGCTAGTGCTTCTAGGTATGTACAGTCTAGTTCTTCTTGTAGGATTTGTGCTGTTGTATCGAATAGGGAAAATGTATTTTCTAGTTTTGTAATGGACATTATGCCACTCCTTTTCTTTCTCCAATTTCAGTATTCCTATTTTACATGGAGTACGGGCAAAAATAAAGCAGACTGCAATTATCACAGTCTGCTCGTCTTGGTGTAATGGGTTTGAGTAGGGTATTATTCTGCAGATTTAACTGCTTCGATTGCCGCTTCGTAGTTAGGGTGGTCCGTACCTTCCCCA
This window of the Sutcliffiella horikoshii genome carries:
- a CDS encoding SDR family oxidoreductase, encoding MRHAVITAGSKGLGKKVTEQLLKKGCSVSINYRNDTETIEKLKKEWSHFGENRLHFFQGDVTKKEQMQQFIDEVVERYGRIDYLVNNAGPYIFERKKLADYSDEEWYEMIEGNLSAVFHLFRKTIPFMREQRFGRIITYGFQGAESSPGWIYRSAFAASKAGLVSLTKSIAIEEAEHGITANMVCPGNIVGEMKEATIDHARGLEDSKNTPVGRSGTGEDIARAIEFLCEENSDMITGAVLEVTGGVEVINRFR
- a CDS encoding purine-cytosine permease family protein: MAKAQTVTLPPQSKIERYGLEAVPQELRKTRWYEYLIIQVAFSVNAGNFLVPALAVIQGGLSFYAAFLSTVFGATLAFLFVSYLSLPGAERGIPSQFAIRSIIGIKGSRYISSPIRTITSLYWFSVQTIGGTLVIQFILERAFQFSTPFYIIAMILALIMSGLALVGFDAVKRATKYFMPWLILGQLVMLYLLLIKGMSVNSAVNVEGGWNLPIMGFFASLAFVQYVSGVSSSADVTRYAITSKQGFWGLFSGNALGFILTAFFGAYTASLTGNLNPFIATSEMTNSGLFTLIILGAAILSMVSINLSNAYTGGFSLLNSLPQLGRVKSSILFGAAGIVLSLSPALVEEAERYISLIGAFVIPLSAVIITDFLFIKRKQIEVREGLPSYNKIAFVCIGIGIGVYLLLPQDFSPGFLAFLFTGALYLLYKKLSKK
- a CDS encoding EcsC family protein — translated: MSNISREEQWKHKLSQWEEKLYTYEPSQFSDTLDHWVDKAFDLLSDDKKDLFFAQIDTWLFHLHGIIQQSSFQQQAEERIVNMARSYREDIERIEDIRELPLSQKAFIAEQQIAKQKLYSVIQGSMTGTAKLSTLAIDIPAFAALNIRTTQLVAMSYGYRASTPLEMVKSLQLFYGATIPKKYQHERWETLKSELGQDIDHYFDVLTDKDHPTVWLQQPLLHLIKLLFVAIIGRQKVNNVPLLGMITTAGTNYYWTKEVSEFSHYYYMMRHLVENGELDESECEMF
- a CDS encoding acetate kinase, translating into MSKVIAINAGSSSLKFQLFEMPSENVITKGLVERIGLNDAVFTISVNGEKVTEITDIPEHGVAVKILLKKLIDLDIIQSFDEITGIGHRVVHGGEKFNDSVLITDEILGQLEELSELAPLHNPANIVGIKAFKEILPNVPAVAVFDTAFHQSMPEKSFLYSLPYEYYEDYGIRKYGFHGTSHKYVSERAAELLGRPVEQLRLISCHLGNGASIAAIEGGKSIDTSMGFTPLAGVAMGTRSGNIDPALIPFIMEKTGKTADEVLEVLNKRSGILGVSGFSSDLRDIESAATEGNERAELALEVFAGRIHKYIGSYAARMYGVDAIIFTAGIGENSDVIRARVLQGLEFMGVYWDPALNKVRGKEAFINYPHSPVKVIVIPTNEEVMIARDVMKIAL
- a CDS encoding class I SAM-dependent methyltransferase, with protein sequence MSITKLENTFSLFDTTAQILQEELDCTYLEALAETAENLFHGAVIQEEVSEVTKRRLEKEYSKQNLTSLQKEEIRKGFQLAILKGMKDAVQANHQMTPDAIAMFMGYLVGKYTSHLQQLTMLDPAIGTGNLLTAVLNHQPNKKLEAFGVDVDDLLVKLAYNNANLQEQAISLFNQDGLSNLFVEPVDVVVSDLPVGYYPDDNNAANFKLKAEEGHSYAHYLFIEQGLRYTKPGGHLLFLVPNSMFEEEEAKRVNALIKDEAYIQGMLQLPETMFQNKNHAKSILVLQKKGIGIEPPKEALLVNLPSFSNMQAMEKIMAQINHWFSEQKNKK